The window ATTGTTTGCTGTGGTGGATGATATGTTCTGCATCTTCCAAGGACATATAGAGAACGTTCCATTTCTTAAACAACAATATGGACTAACCAAAACAGCCACTGAGGTCACCATTGTGATTGAAGCCTACAGAACTCTTAGAGACCGTGGTCCGTATTCAGCTGACCAAGTTGTTAGAGATTTTCATGGGAAATTTGCGTTTATGCTCTTTGACTGCTCCACAAAAAATGTCTTCCTTGCTGGGGTGAG of the Camelina sativa cultivar DH55 unplaced genomic scaffold, Cs unpScaffold03452, whole genome shotgun sequence genome contains:
- the LOC104774539 gene encoding stem-specific protein TSJT1-like, which translates into the protein YPGAVTINLGSSGFIACSLEKQNPLLPRLFAVVDDMFCIFQGHIENVPFLKQQYGLTKTATEVTIVIEAYRTLRDRGPYSADQVVRDFHGKFAFMLFDCSTKNVFLAGDADGSVPLFWGTDAEGHLVVADDVETVKKGCGKS